The Scleropages formosus chromosome 15, fSclFor1.1, whole genome shotgun sequence genomic sequence ATGTTTGCAACGGGCTTGTGTCCTTCAGACAACCGGTGCAGTGGCCAAGGCGTGGCAGGACAGTCCGTACTTGTTTATTGTGAAAGTGCAGTTCCTGTCCAGGGAGAGCAGTGCGGTGCGCCAGGCAACggcaggggaggagggggagtcCCTTGACTCCTCTCAACGCTTTGCTTTCACCAGTAAGTCACAGTTCATAGGTATGAGAGAAGACACTGTATGGTAATAGGACTATTAGTACTTTTTTAATCCTTATAAATTGCCTTGAACAATAAAGAATAACGCATATTGTGTAATATAGCGTTCGCTgtaccacatttaaaaatgattcatATGTTTCACGGGAACCCTAACAAGTACCTGTATGTCTCTGGGAGGGATGAAAGTGTTAACCTGCACTTGTGTgtccacagtgacagtgaagaTGAAGGGCCCCTATGAGTACACCTCCCCAGCGGACTGGCCCCTGATGATGGTGAGAAGCCAGGATCCCCTCCAACCTGCTTCTGTCAGCAGCTTCAGGCACAGATTTGAGTGCGGCGGGACGTTTCGAGTATCGGGGGGTGCGGCTAACTCGCACAGATGCTGTCTTCCACAGTTCTTCATGGTGATGTGCAACGTGTACGTGCTCTTTGGAGCCCTGTGGCTCTTCTGGTCGGCCTGCTACTGGAAAGACCTGCTGAGGATCCAGTTCTGGATCGGTGCTGTCATTCTGCTGGGCATGTTAGAGAAGGCGGTGTTCTACTCGGAGTACCAGAGCATCCGTACCCGCGGCGAGTAtggtgtgtgcacatgtgtggcGTTCGCAAACGGGTTTTCAGTGGGTGTGTCTCGTGCGTTCGTAAATcggtgtaaatataaatttcttATATGGGGAAgaaattgttgtttttaaagataCGGCACCTCTGTCCCATAAACAGCACATTATACAGAACCCACATTTTGAGAGCATAATAGATATATAAAATACGTGTGTGTGGATATTATGtttgagaaatgtgtaaatattgaaGTGTTAATTCCCCCCCCAAtttgttctccctgtctctgcccTGCAGTGCAAGGAGCTGTGATATttgcagagctgctgtctgcaCTGAAGAGGTCGTTGGCTCGAATCCTAGTCCTCATTGTGAGCCTGGGATACGGCATTGTCAAGTGGGTTCAGCTTTATGCCACAGCCACTGACCCTGTTGCTATGACTGGTAGCCCTTGCAGCAGGTTTAACCACCATCTGTCCATGTTCAGTCTTCCCATTTTTCAGCACCACACCAGCCCTGCGGTTTTGACCATTTCCCTGAACTGAAGCAGAATTGTACTGTAGATGTGCGCTTTgccggggggcgcggtggcgcagtgggttgaaccgggtcctgctctctggtgggtctggggttcgagtcccgcttggggtgccttgtggcggactggcgtcccgtcctgggtgtgtcccctccccctctggccttgcgccctgtgttgctgggtaggctctggttccctgcgaccccgtatgggacaagcagttcagaaaatgtgcgctTTGCCATTATCTTGTACAAGTGCGATATTTGTATTACTTGTTGGCACGGGAGatggaaatggaaataatgTTAAGTTAAATCTTCACAGAAAATTTGGAATAGCTGCTTTCCCTTGTTTCTTGTTTAATACTGTTTATCCGTTAAGATTGAgctctttaactttttttttttttttttttatgtacacaGTTTGCTGaattgtgtgtttgctttttgtatACCTGTGAAAGTATCAGACATGTCTTTGCTATCATTCCATTTCATGCCAGGAAGTCACCTTGTGATTCAGTTAAGCACTTGCAAaccattttctctctctctctctctctctctctctctctctggccttGATACATAGTTTTCTGTGCGGCATGTGATTACCCATGGATCCTTTGGTTTGTCCTCTTTCTTCACTCTGTCCTCCACTATGTTCCTACAGACCCAGACTAGGAACCACAGTGCACCGGCTTGTCGCAGTCGGGCTGCTCTACCTGCTTTTTTCCTCAGTGGAAGGTGTTCTGAGGGTCACTGGGGTGAGTGTGTCCTCCGGCCGCTTTCTTGGTTTGACCATAATGAGtttaaatgaatggatgtggAAAAAGGGATCTTACACTAAACAATAATGCGGACTGAATGCATGTCTGTGAATTCCAGCGTTTGTGTCTGAGTCAGTGAGTGTCTTGATATAGTGCCATTTCCTTTCCCTCCCCTCCTCTAGAGTTTCTATGGTACAGTTGCGCTGGTGGCAAATCTCAGTCTGTCCCTCATCGACTCCTGTGTCATGTGGTGGATATCCTTCCctggggatgatgatgatgttattttttttccatttagcaaatgcatttctctaaagtgacatacactgTTCAGTTTGTACAATAAcctacttataatgatttacccatttatacagcagggtcatttttactggagtatttcagggtaagttctttgctcaagggttttaaATCAGAAACGGGGACTGACTGCAAGGCAGTGATTCTAACTATTATGCTACCCGCTGTACAAAGTGAAACTACACACATTTAAGACATTTTTCTGATCATATCATACTTTTGAGTTCAGCTACACACAGCAGTACAATTTCTGCCAGGTAGCAGACAGAATCTGATGTGTGTGGCTTACATTCACAGCTGCCGCCTTCTTCTACCCGCTcattatatgtgtatgtgtgtgaaggtGTTATATTAATTCCTTAACCACCAGTGATCACATTTTCATCAGTCTTTCCCAGACCACCCGTCTGCTAAAGTTGCGCAGAAATGTTGTGAAGCTCTCCCTTTACCAGCACTTCACCAACACACTTATCTTCTCTGTGCTGGGTGAGTGCGGAGCTGCTCTCTTTTCCTGTGTAGAGatgaggggggtgtgtgtgtttactgaagGTGGATTCCGGATTATTGCATGCATCAAGAAAAATTAACTACcgactgaaaaaatacatttaagtaAATTGACTTTAAGCTTATCCTTCGTCTCAAACTTGGTTCATCAGTGAACATCAGGTATTGGTGCAACAATActgttttctgtgaaattttatttcagcttcaataatttttattatctgGACAACCAAAGTGTTCAAGCTGGTCGACTGCCAGACTGTGAGTAGAACAtctctttttccccccttgaCCTGTTTGTGAAGACCTTGTGTGAGGAGGGGACTACAGAGACCTGATGAGAGGGATCAATGTTTGTATAAgagttttagtgtgtgtgtgtggttttccttACTTTGTGGGGACATATTTGAGTGAAGTAAACACAAGAAATAGACCTTGTGGGTACATTACAACAATATTAGTTGTggttaaaacttaaaaaaaaaaaaaaaagaaaatttgtgaaACTTATGTACTTCACATCTTTAAGGCTTCTTCAGGATTGATTAAAGTAtgggcatttatttatttttatttatttaattggtCCCAATGAAGGTAGGTAGTCTGTAATCTGTGTGCTCCCTCTCTGTGTAGACCAAGGAAGAACAGTCGTATGTATTTgcttatatatttatgtatgtatgtatgtgtgtgtgtatcttcagGGATGGAGGGACCTGTGGGTAGACGATGCCTTCTGGCGGCTTCTCTTCTCCACCATCCTGCTGGTCATTATGGTGCTGCTGCGGCCCTCCGCTAATAGCCAGAGGTTAGGGGTCAGGTGGGGCTGAGAGGGGATGGGGTGGAAGGGTGACTGGATAGTGAGGTTGAACAAAACATCTCGACTTGAACCCAGAGAGAGGACTGTGAGTTCTTtgagtaaaatactgtaaaatgacTGCAAGTTCTAAACTGAATCGCAAGTTGTTTGGGAAGATTGGTAAATAAGGATATTTTTGATATTGTTCCTTTTGAATTCCTCAGGTTCTCCCATTCCCCTCTTATTGATGACGAAgacgatgatgatgaggagAAAGAGCCAATGATAAACGAAGCGTTTGGTGAGTCACATTATCCGCCAGATAGTCTATAGTGTAACTGAAGTGTCATACGTCCTCAGCTGTTTTGGAATTCTCTAGAAACAAGCCTGGACTCCACAGCTCTAGATGTACACATGATGTGAATGCCACAAGTACCTTAGTTGCAGTGCACTTTGCATaagacaacaacaaaaaaaagagctttgttTGAAAGCCTCATCTATCAAGATTTATCAGAGTTAACATGCAAATCTTACAGAGGGAGTCAAGATGAGGGGGACAAAGCCAGAGACCAACGGGGCCCAGAAAGTTCTGAGTAAGGAGGTGAGTTTCGGTCTTTGAGGTTGAATTGTTCGGAGAGACTTTGTATTCATCACGTCTGTAAGGTGGGGGGGCACTGTCCACTCTGATTTCAGGGTCGCTTCTATAGCAAGTCCGTGGTTTCAACAGGTGTTTGGTCTTTGTCAATATTAACTTGTCATCTAATGTCCAGTAATTGCTAAGTAAAGGAGGAATAACTGGGAAAGTTATTTGTGCCTAACCCTGGATGTCTGTCACTCTTAGGACGAGGACTTGAAATGGGTGGAGGAGAATATTCCCACGTCTGTGGCGGATGTGTGAGTACGACAGGCTTAACGGTGAAGAGCAGCAGTGTGTGCGAGCTCATTGCAGCCCGCAGAGCACGTCCAGTGTGTGAACGTACAAGCACAGTGCTGCAAACGGTGGACTGTTTATAAGGTCTCAGAGATCAGCTTGCACAGCCTTGCTCTGATTTTCTCAGTTTTCCTTTGTCTCTCCCCCCCATGTCTCTGCAGAGCACTACCCGTGATGCTGGATGAGGAAGAGGTAAACTTGTATTTTCCCATGATCCTGGAAtcatgttttttccattatagTGTGCATTCAGGTGTTTTTGTGGAATGCATTAGCAACTCTTCCATTGCGTTATCTTTATCTCACAGGAAATTCTGAAAACCAAGCTGGAAAGATCAAAAATGGAATAGAGGAGATCCTGCTAAAGAAGAATTGGACTTtctacaacatttacatttcagttgaatttgagattgtgtattttaaatatgtaatgatAAAGTGGCAGGCTGACCCAGATATGGGGGGAGAGTCAGGCTGAACATGGGTTTGGTAGCATCTCCAGTCAGGGTCCTGGGATTATTGTTGTGTACAGTAGtatttggaaaaatgcaaagaacAGGTTGAAGCACTGTGGGTGGGTGTTCAGGAGATGGGGTACCTTGTACCACCATGAGCAGAACCAACACAAGAGTAATTTGCTCTAGCAGAAATGTTTTCCAAGTCTGCTGTCTTGCTAGTAGCCATCATTGAGTTTGGAGTAAATTTTTATGTTGTTATATTACTGGTGGAACAGTTGGCAGCTGGTCCCCTTGAGGAAATAGGTGTACTGGTGTCTGGGCTCCAGCAGAGAGCGCCAGCCATCCCAGTGTTGAAACTTGGTGAGGGTCAGTCTGCTGTGCAGTCTGCTGCTGAAATACCCATGTCCAGCTTTCGTTTTTGTTCACGTACAGACTTCAGTTCACATCGTTTGTTTTCATAAAACCACTGAAAACTGCCATATGACATATTCAAGAGAGAAGGGATTGATAAGATGGACAGCCTGCTATTAGCCACacatcaactttttttttttagaatgccAAGGCTGTGCAATTGAGAACACAAAGACATTGAGACATACAAATGGTGGCTTAtttgtcttgcttttttttttttttttttttttttttttttttaaccctgcaTTCCTCATGCAAAGAAAAAGCCGCTGTttcaaaaaaatgcttttctcataAAAAACTCAAGAGTTGTAGCCTGCTTGATTAAATTAGTTGTACGGTAGCAGTCGGTAAGGTACGTTTACTGAGGCACAGACGGATCTTGACAGTTTTCGACGCAGTCCCTTTGTACATGTCCATCTGCTGGACTTGTAAAGAGAGCTCAGTTTTTCTGTCATGTACTCTGGTGTGTGGAAACAGATGCTGAGCTCCATGTCTGTCCATGATTTTGCTGGGTGTGCGTCACACGGACATATTTCCATGTCTCAGCTACTCATTTGACCTTGTTTCCTAAGTGTTTGTACTGTACCACTCAATTCTATTTCCATTGCATTTTGAATGAAAACTATACTTTTCCTTTGTCCCcctcaaaaacaaatattttttacaacATTAACGTGTAATTTATCATAAGACGTCGGCCcctttaagcattttaatttgtatattttgaGGTGTGATCCTGTGTATTAATCATTGGAGGGttatatttatgtttctttGTAGAGTTATAGGACAATATCTGATCAGTAAAAATGGGTGTGCTCTCCTTTTCTGTATCGCATTCATTTTTGTTGTATGGCAGGGATAAAATTTCTACTGAACAAAGTGTCCGTTTATTAATTTGCCTTCTTAAGTTCTCGTCGCACCCGCACTACACATGAAGTAAAGACTGGAGACAAGTTACTGCCCTGGGTGGGGATCCGATGTAGTCTCAAGTGCTAAGTGCGAGCCCTGCTCTTGCTGAAGTACCTGAAAGTACAGCATTTCCCtcgaattactacagtaaaatacctAGCTACATCAATTGGCAAGTAATGTGCAGTTGACTATGCCTGTGGATCACGGAATATGCAACCTGAACAGCAATAATAGAGGAAGGAATCGGGCTTTACGGGCGTTCATTTCCATCGCCCGCACGAGGCACGCGGCAACAGCAGATTCACGTAAACTCGTGCGCCGGTGAGCGTTCGTCGCACCACGTGACGGGCGCGAGGCTCGCGGTCACGTGCGTGTCACGTGGCCCTGGAGGAGCGCTCTGTCATCTCGCGGCGCCCTGCGCTGAACCGAAGGGAAGTGAAAGGAACCGAAGGCGCGGCTGTTGAAGGAACAGAGCTGTGTGGTGGGCGAACGTGCGTTTCCGTGGAAtttggaagaagaagaagaagacgacgacgacgacgacaacgGAGAGTACCtgctctgtatttatttttaaggagATGTTGACGGACGCGTGGCCTGTCTAGCGCCGCAGCTCCcggggctgtgtgtgtttgtttatatcGACGCGCGGTGTTCCTCACTTCCTGCAACGGGCCGAACCTCGTCCCGCTCTCCTCCCGCCCGGCTCTCGACTCGTTGCGGTTGGACCCGCGACACCTCGACGAGGAAGGGAGGCGCGGTGCGGTTCGGGTTCGGGTGCAggaggaggatgtgggttcgcaGTTAGAGACAGACTGAGGAGCAGCAGGGGTCAGAGACTGAGCATCCCGAGCATCCCGAGCATCCCCAACCCTCCGCCCGAGTCCCAGCAGCTCGGCGGACTCCGAGACGCGCAGCCACAAGCTCGTGCTGTTGTTGTCCGCGCGCCGTGCGGGCGCTTCCCCCCCGCCCGTTTTTTCGGTTTACCTGCTGTGAAGGTCTCGCGGATCGTTCTGTGACGATCATGCACGACGCGTACGAGCCGGTGCCCATCCTGGAGAAGCTGCCCCTGCAGATCGAGTGCCTGGCGGCCTGGGGTGAGTGAGTGCGGccgccgacacacacacacacacacaccgcggcGCTGCTCGCCGCAGATACACTCGTGGCGCGAGGCACGGACATGATCATGCGgtgtgattttgtgtgtgtgtgtgtgtgtcggctgCCTGCTGGGAGAGTAGAATAGCTGTCAGACgtcatctcacacacaccatgacCATCACTTGTTGTTTGGGCTTCTGCATCACAGTGAACTCAAGTCAtgctttccctctctctctctctctgtgtgtgtgtgtgtgtgtgtgtgtgtgtgtgtgtgtgtgtgtgtgtgtgtgtgtcctttgcaGAGGACTGGCTCCTGGTGGGCACCAAACCGGGC encodes the following:
- the LOC108919644 gene encoding transmembrane protein 87A-like, coding for MPFKAHLLICLLLGSVVRRGGGAEVSLWNIDISSDYEAVFRKTLFSNTTIYLNFKGDKSSCDDSLAFNVSWYLRSSVCYNEVFNTADNKALSLFGREQMVKKGWSGYYSQGYVLFDNCTSLFVDKVYYAEFPPYQLLTMPDSDGNGPLNHSSPQGWAEKPTTGAVAKAWQDSPYLFIVKVQFLSRESSAVRQATAGEEGESLDSSQRFAFTMTVKMKGPYEYTSPADWPLMMFFMVMCNVYVLFGALWLFWSACYWKDLLRIQFWIGAVILLGMLEKAVFYSEYQSIRTRGEYVQGAVIFAELLSALKRSLARILVLIVSLGYGIVKPRLGTTVHRLVAVGLLYLLFSSVEGVLRVTGSFYGTVALVANLSLSLIDSCVMWWIFISLSQTTRLLKLRRNVVKLSLYQHFTNTLIFSVLASIIFIIWTTKVFKLVDCQTGWRDLWVDDAFWRLLFSTILLVIMVLLRPSANSQRFSHSPLIDDEDDDDEEKEPMINEAFEGVKMRGTKPETNGAQKVLSKEDEDLKWVEENIPTSVADVALPVMLDEEEEILKTKLERSKME